The stretch of DNA TCATGCATTGTAGTTTATACTGGAATTGTACATCAGTTTTCTTCAACAACAAGACGCAGCAGTGTAATTGGTTAACGTCTGCTGTTGACCAACAAAACGCGCAAAATCATGACTGGGATTTTTATGGTATGTATCGGATATTAGAACATAGAAGAGGCTTAAGATGTGATTGATATAATTGAGGATAACAAATGGactataaatgttttattcacaGTTATATCTcttctatataccagctttgataggTTTTTGGTATGACTATAAATTTTTACTCACCCGTgctatgaacaacaaaattatttattttgtaaaacatatttaCTTTCTCCATTTTAACGGTTTACTTAACAAGAAAATtgttttcatttacctgtatatatatttggtttaaatagtttaatatcttgcagcggtataatactgttacctttatttttcACACCGTATTTTATTGATtgtgtgtttacattgtatcatagatcaaatttattctttCAGTGTATGTTGACTtctgttaatatgtcttttgattgagttaagtcatttcaattgatattctatagtttttttttatgttgtgatgttacactattgtttcatatAAGGGTGAATgtttaaacgtttaaacctgctgcatttgtttgaatctttcctaagtcaggaatctgattttcagtgattgtcgtttgatgcggttcataaatgtttctcaagttttatatatattagactgttggtgttcccgtttgaatggttttacactggtcatttttggggccttttatagcttgctgtttggtgtgatcCATGACttcttgttgaagaccgtactttgacctaaattacaaattgtgacttggatggagagttgtctccttggcacacataccatatcttcttataggACAATATCCAATAcggaaaatttatttttgtaatatatatatagcttgaTTGCTGGTATGCCTTTGGGTTTAACTCATTGTAACCAATAGCCGCTAGCCTTCTACCTTATTTTGtcgcttgtggagagttgtttctttggcaatcataccacatcttcttatttatttttttataaaacaaagaagagtataaaatgatagtgcgttGCAATTAcaggaatacagaataatggatACCAAGATGGAATGTAGAGTAAACTGCAAAATATTAATCGCCGTTAGCGTACATACAAGGGTTTGTAATCCTTTGTTTTAAAGATATGTTGTATAAATCGCATTCAAATCAATACCAGAAGTAAAGAATGTAAGTAATGTGACCTACGCGTGAGGGTCTGCAtggtacagtggagatcacttctaacctctcattaaatctgtcagaatctgtcaggagaactgttctaggacagtacgtagaactgtcagcctgacaccttttagtcagttctaggttagaactgttctagctagaactgatttggtcagttttacctagaactgatcctgacagttctacctagaactgaccaaatcttcTAGAACAGTTTTGCGATtagaattgataacaaattctacggccagaattgattgatgaattttacggctagaattgatttataaattctacggctagaattgatttataaattctacggctagaattgatttataaatcctacagctaaaattgatttataaattctacggctagaattaatttagtttaaatttaagaactctttgtctaaatataaaggcttcggaaaatagcgattaatattataaagagtgttgctattttgccggttttaaccccgccatattctgcatgtatgtgactgttccaagtcaggagcctgttattcagtgattttcttttgttgatgtgttacataaattatttgtttttctttcattttttaaacataaatgaaGCCGTTAATATTgaggggggggggcattattaattcatttattttacatttgtcattcggaGAGTCAGGATGACtcgttttacataacaaaattatctgaccttaaTGTATTTACGTTATTCCGGCCCAAACCACCAGGGACGGCTCCAGCAgtttaaaaaagagggggggggggggggtccaactaaaatttattgtcctcattcaaatgcattgatcgtccataaAAAGGGTGctgtacagcaattcagttataattttaggtcaagagggactgtaatatatacaagttatagcaatattggaaaacaatgacctcaaaattttgtacgcatgaatttatagtgacagcatgtcctctttttattcaaagtattgaatcgtaaaccaatatcagtagttttcatacttcagactgagtcgtgtaataaaatcttttgaccgcatcaatttaaactgaccttatttgctctttcgttctgcaaatctatatagctgtacagtaattcagttataattttaggtcaagagggactgtaatatatacaagtttatagcaatattggaaaacaatgacctaaaaattttgttcacatgaatttatagtgccagcatgtcctctttttattcaaagtattgaatcgtaaacaaatatcagtagttttcattcttcagactgagtcgtgtaataaaatcttttgaccgcatcaatcttaagggggctcctgggtataaatgatttttttttctaatataggatttcgctatattttttcataaatgaactttatcatatacttaaaagaaaaatgaaataaaaaaatggggtcaccgttcatttaagctaaaatctgcctctggaagaagcatacatttttgttaatgttctttttttctgttgaactaataggagaaaaagaggaaatatcgaaataaaaaaattaacctaatataagaaatcgcttgaattttacaattatttagtttatgtacagcttatttgaaaacaataataaaaaatatagttcaccgatgagttaaaaaagatatttcaaatttaaggccaaaaaatggcatttttgcaccaaagggagataatttggagctttttcaatttttaaagtcatctggggccaaaccaaatcattttttgttgttgtttttttgtaccatatcataaagtaacaactaattgtgtaataaataaaatttgtaatgaaaaaataaaggtttaattttttgctaacatttttgtacccacgagccaccttaactGACcgtatttgctctttctttctgcaaatctatatagctgtacagcaattcagttataattttaggtcaagagggactgtaatatacaagttactatggtggccggttaaggccatttcgcgttttcgcgttttcgcgttttcgcccatcatattatatagggcgaaaacgcgaaaacgcgaaatcgcgaagtcgaaaacgcgaaaacgcgaagtcgaaaacgcgaaaacgcgaagtcgaaaacgcgaaaacgcgaaatattttttctttccgatttcgcgttttcgacttcgcgttttcgcgttttcgcgttttcgacttcgcgatttcgcgttttcgccttttcgcgttttcgccttttcgcgttttcgcgatttcgcgttttcgcgttttcgcgttttcgcgatttcgcgttttcgccttttcgcgatttcgccttttcgcgttttcgcgatttcgcgttttcgccttttcgcgatttcgccttttcgcgatttcgccttttcgcgttttcgcgatttcgcgatttcgccttttcgcgttttcgcgatttcgcgttttcgccttttcgccttaaattataggtatattgatccaatatccacccgTTTATAGTATGGATCACATTTCCGACCTTACATTGATTACGTGCTACGTGTACAATGTTTCGAGTTCTTTCGGAATTATATTCCAGGTAACTCTCTTCAGAGGTCGtccgttttatttttattttttatttttattattattattatttttattttttattttttatttttatttttatttttaaatgtttgtttgtttattattttgtacattttatttattattgtaccttttatttattattgttcgttttatcAACGTATGGATAACTGGTTTTGGTTATTGTTTAAGATAcgtttcaatatgcatttttcattgtCAACGCACCTTCCTTTGGTTTTAGTATAACTGTCTAATTAATTTCTATTGGGAGACATTGATTTATTTCAAGTGTTTCTTAACGATTTCCCCAATGTTCCTGTTTCTTTTGAATGCTATTGTGGGTTTTTTATCAAAGAGATTTTTGAACTGTGGGTTGTCTTGAATTAAatgccaatgttttcttataatggtTTGTAAATTTTCCGCATTAGCGTGGTATTGTGTTATGAAAGATATATTATAGttatctgtgtttttgtttattcttgtttctttgtttgttaatttgtttaatctttctgtatgggaaatatttcttaatattttatttacaaaagcgATTTTGTAACCtctttgtattaatttttctgtaaataagtttatTCTTTCATTAAAATTGTCAGGATCAGAGGTATTTCTAAGAATTCGTATTCCTTCACCTTTAATAAAGGATTTAAAACAACTTTTAGCGTGGTTAGAATTTTGGTGTAGATATTGGAATTTTTCAGTTGGTTTTGTGAAACATCTAATATCtaagatattttctttttgaaatctctGTCCTTTATACGTTTCTAAGTCTAGAAATTTCAAACTTTGTCTGTCAATTTCATAAGTAAATTGCAGTAGGTTGTGGTTTGTGTTTGCTATTTCGAAAAGAAGTTTAACTTCTTCCGTAGtaccttgaaataaaatatatccatCATCCTTCATACgtttatgaaataatattttgtttttgtgtggaAAGatgtttagaattttatttatatgttggtatatagctatataaaataaaaataaaacggaCGACCTCTGAAGAGAGTTACCTGGAATATAATTCCGAAAGAACTCGAAACATTGTACACGTAGCACGTAATCAATGTAAGGTCGGAAATGTGATCCATACTATAAAcgggtggatattggatcaatatacctataatttaaggcgaaaaggcgaaaacgcgaaatcgcgaaaacgcgaaaaggcgaaatcgcgaaatcgcgaaaaggcgaaatcgcgaaaaggcgaaaacgcgaaatcgcgaaaacgcgaaaaggcgaaaacgcgaaaaggcgaaaacgcgaaatcgcgaagtcgaaaacgcgaaaacgcgaaaacgcgaagtcgaaaacgcgaaaacgcgaagtcgaaaacgcgaaatcggaaagaaaaaatatttcgcgttttcgcgttttcgacttcgcgttttcgcgttttcgacttcgcgttttcgcgttttcgacttcgcgttttcgcgttttcgcgttttcgacttcgcgttttcgcgttttcgacttcgcgatttcgcgttttcgcgttttcgccctatataatatgatgggcgaaaacgcgaaaacgcgaaaacgcgaaatggccttaaccggccaccataagttacagcaatattggaaaacaatgacctaaaaATTTAGAACTGttactttttttcttcataattgttaaaattaaaagcaTTTTATAAGTGCCCCCATGTAAGGAGGATTATAAATAACAGAAGTAAAACAGGAAGTACAGTCTTGTTTATGTTCAAATACAAATTTCTCtgattcttttttaaatgtatgttcatggtatgaaacaaaacagtttttaaataaatcttataatATTTAAACTATTGCCACCAGAAATGTATTATAAGATTTGACAATAGTTATTTCCTGCCAAATTTGCctcccttaatttttttttcaacttcctGTTGACCTGACGATATggctgtttttatttttcaataaatactATTTCAATCCAAGCCATCCTCTAATAgtgtttatcaaaatatattttgcaatAAGTTTAAATTGAAGATTGGATATCAAACTTAATATTGGGATATTTATTTACGAGACTTTGCGTTTCGTTTTtatattaagtatttttttgtaaatagcgATTCAGGAACAAGTTACCGTCTAACACAGGCTTGTAATGACTCCGAGGACAATTAGAAAACATCCCTTTCGCGATGCTTATTGAACAGTTCAGAAGAAAACACTATTCAATAATGAAATAATCGTAGAAAATTTAGCAGAGTTTAGAAAACATGCTGATTGAAGGAGGTATATGACATATCGTCACTTCGGATTGAAAATATAGCTGTTCGACTGGGGATAGTTTATTAGAAAGAACCTACTGGTTTTcggaaatattttatattactaTATCGCTTTGAAAGGACAAATCAAGTTTCCTTTTGGGAACAGTCTTCGTTAATAtcgggggtgggggggggggggggggtgggggggaaGGGTACAAATGGGATTTACTTCATATTTTTTACAGTCGCCAGCTGGGTGATCAGGATGACTAAATATATTCGCCCAGCCGAAAATCTGGTCGCCATGGTTGACTGGGCGAGCGTTAAGTTTAGTCCCCctgttctacggttagaactgatttggtcagttctacctagaacagttttagacagttctaccctagaactgatcctgacagttctacctagaactgatttagtcagttctacctagaactgatcctgacagttctacctagaacagttctagggtagaactgttctagctagaactgttctaggacaggttagaacagttctatgacagaatattctgacagttctaatgagaggttagaagtgatctccactgtatttACAGAATAAAGAATTATCGCCAtaatctatagaaaaaaatgattttaaaataggagtagagaaaaaaaaatagaaatgagaATAATGGATTGCTAATACTTTGACTATTATACCAAGTATCTTTTAcaacggggcgccgaatgggactcttgtggttttgtacaaaattcaattctgccataacaaaatcatttttgtcttacaaaactatgtgatacagacttgttttatgagaacttcaattttgtgatgacaaaattcatttttgtcatgacaaaattcatttttgtagacaaaattcatttttgtagacaaaattcatttttgtcatgacaaaagtcaattttatcaaaaaggtaggcaaatataaacttatttgcatacaaaattgacttttgttacctgatatggaaatttaaacacaaaagtCATTTGTGTGAGAtaagattcaattttgtacgACAAAAATGACCATTGTTACCTGACAtggaaatttaaacacaaaagtcaattgtgtgagactAGATTCAATTTTGTACGACAAAATTGACTttagtgagacaaaattgaccttTGTGagacagaattgacttttgtgagacaaaattcaattttgtcaattttgtctcacaaaagtcatttttgtgacgacaaaatcaattttgtgaacacaaaattgacttttgtgagacaaaattgactttagtgagacaaaattgacttttgtgagacgaAATtgaattttgtgagacaaaatgaCTTtattgagacaaaattgacttttgtgagacaaaattgacttttgtgagacaaaattcaattttgtcaattttgtctcacaaaagtcagtTTTTATGAGACAacattcaattttgtgagacaaaattcaatgttgtcaattttgtctcacaaaagtcaattttgtgtcacaaaagtcaattttgtctcacaaaagtcaattttgtgtcacaaaattcaattttgtgtcaaaaaagtcaattttgtatgcaaattagttcataGAATctaaactaaactaatttgcatacaaaattgacttgtGTCGCCTAATTTTCAAATaaggtaacaaaagtaaagtctgtgttacaaaaatgaattttgtcatgacagaAGTAACTTTTGttcactgaaagataattttgtatgacaacattttaaatttgtagtatgctacaaattttgttaaactgaactaatttttgttgaacaaaattcacttttgtccgtacaaaattgaatttcgagtacaaaatcacaagagtcccattcgacGCCCCGTAATTACGTCTTagcttaaaattaatataaaaagttcaatgtagggCCAAACTAACTAAGATGTGTGTTTCctattaattttttgaaaaaatagggtATGAAGGTATGAAGTTAgggatttctttttattttacattgagTTTTTAGGAGAAAAATTCgaacagtgcttattgaaaaatgaccCCCACAAAAACCCTTTATGTAGGCTATTTAAGCTTAAAATCTAGGGAAGGTAGGgaaataggaaacacacatatttttttatttggcccCAGTTACCAAGTATGACAATTTGGTTGGAATTGACGCTCATTTTAGACTAAAAGGAGAAGGTATGGAAAACTTCTAACAGTGATTAGTCATTTTGTCCAGAGGTTAGCTAATGtccttttgaattttcatttttatattgtcaatatttttttatttgctgaAAAAGAGGGAAATTGCCCCGTGCCCCCTCTCAGTGACCGGGGGAGGGGTTGGTGGGTGGGAGTGATCAATATACAAGATAAAcaattgtaaaaacatttcaaggAAGAAGGTGAcccatattttacaaaatataaatacttaACATCAACACACCACATCCATTAATTTCTTTGCTATTAACATTTTAATGAACGTAATATATGTATTATTAGTCGCAAAttattagaactacaaattactttaccaaattcttccatagatataaacacttggttttgaagtttggttgcacctgtagaaaacttatttgaaacgggatagcacatccttaCATGTTGTTTAACGTGCTCGGGAATTTaaaaacgatcctggtaaacgtATTGACCCTTAAATAAACTTAATATCCTAAAAAGGTaccaattggccgtttcagaatctaaagaatcatgggtagTTTCATTGTTCGTACCTCAAAataaaataacgtcacgtcattggttaaatttccattgtttatgacatttttaaccaatcagaacgTTTTGGTGTGCACTTTTGAAAAAAtcacccaggatgcattagattctgaaacggcgaattgaaaACTGGTAATTAGAGTTTGGATATtgtttattggtattaatattgattttgttatcagtgaattaaaagcaaactaaatattattgttatataattacattagatgtatgtttcattattatactttattctgattggctaactgcatatcacatgttattccgtaagcagttgcattgctccaTACAACTTGTCATTCATGAcaacacgtggtccaacaataaagtgcacagttgaattaaataaaaaaaatatataaaattcgtgttttcatgatcatagctaaaaatgtaattataagtattgaatgcttttttttgtaactttataggggtgtaaaagcgttgaccgtgcgcatatttttagaatgaagcgcttccgcgcttcatagaaaatgtacttcggtcaacgcttttacaccccaataaatttacaaaaagaagcattcaattcttaaatacataTGCATTTTAATGGCTCTACAATCAGTCGATACATATGGCTTGACATTGCAcatggtcatgtttttctctgactgtttatgacgttatTACACTAAATCCACGGATGTTGgatatgtactgattgataatttagtgttagatgcatgattttttaaaatagttgttattggctaatttgaactagctgtccgtaactgcgagtactctcagatctgtgcttagtgtatttttgtcttttggaTGTAGAAGTaaccggccacgtccacttagtgtttttgttagatgtatttatatttgtatccatctgatgagttaagcctttttcaactgatttttatagtttgttcttatgttacaCCACAGTCCCTTGTAAGGGGAGGGGTTTgcgcccgctaacatgtttaaccccgccacattctgtatgtgcctgtcccaagtcaggatcctgtaatttagtgtttgtcgtttgttgctgtgttacatatttgtttttcgttcattattttgtacatgaattaggccgttaattttcgtttgaattgttttacatgtgtcCTTTCGGGATCTTATAAATAGCCATTAGAAAGCTTCTCTTAAactattttgattgtttttgggATGAGCATGAAGTTTCCACTTAGGAAATAAAGATGGAAAGCGGCATAAAATcagcatgttttatttttttttgaaatataagaaCATAATTATGACAAGACATCATGAATACATTTCTGTTTTGTCTTTAGAAATGGAAACGGGAGAAGTAAACATAGCTTTGTCCATGCCAGCTACTCAGAGTTCCACGTTTGAAAAGCCAGACAATTATGGTGCAACCTTTGCGACTGATGGATTTGTCCCTAAACGTCAAAATGGATACGAGTGTACTCATACACGCGGTGAATTTACTCCATGGCTTAGCATTGATCTTCAAGATACGTTTAAGATAAAGAAAGTTGTTTTGGTTAACAGACAAGATGAAAATGGTAAAGTATTTGGCCAAATTTATTTAGTAACGCTACACGAGAGATTTTTATTTAGTCTTACAGCGTCATTTGATATCTCTATCATTGTATAAACACATGGTTGAAGACGGATTATTGACCTGTCGATGCCTTTTATTTTGAATGAGTTGTTGATTCATGGCTCCTTTTATTGATATCTACACAACTCAGGTGGTTAAGAGCATGACATATAGCATGCAGACCGCCTCAAGACAATTTTTGGTTAAAAAGTACAGGAACTACAGACCTGAATATGTCTGAAAGTCACTGACAAAAGTGAACATGAATGAGGATCTGGAGAGAGAGTCCTTCATTTCTATATTCTTTGATTTTTCAAgacatttttctctattttttgtgttggtttattttatctgttctttattttgttcaac from Mytilus edulis unplaced genomic scaffold, xbMytEdul2.2 SCAFFOLD_1852, whole genome shotgun sequence encodes:
- the LOC139506775 gene encoding fucolectin-6-like gives rise to the protein METGEVNIALSMPATQSSTFEKPDNYGATFATDGFVPKRQNGYECTHTRGEFTPWLSIDLQDTFKIKKVVLVNRQDENGERLHDVEVRAGLDGASFSRICGTFKGPSFTGQSVNMLCQKNTFGRFVRAQIVKGRFPEYLSLCEMEIYT